The sequence below is a genomic window from Bacteroidales bacterium.
CATCCACCGAGCTAATTAGCTGTTTTTCCGTATTGGCCTGATAGGCCCTGAAATTCAGAAACAGGCTGATATTGGAATAAGATTCCACATGTTGATGCCGTTTCTTCTCATCTGCCAGGGCTTCCGGTGATCCATTGGGGTAGTGTTCCGTATCAAGCATTTTAAGAATTCTACTGAAATGTCCATAGATTCCCAGAGTATGAACCCTGATCTCGCTGCTGGCATTGCCTCCCAGAACCGGCCGGTCGTGGATAAGGGCCACCTTCAATCCCTGTTCTGCGGCTGCAATGGATGCTGCACAACCGGCAAGGCCCCCTCCCACCACCACCAGGTCAAAACTCCTGGTCTCCTCCGGTTTATCCACATATCCGGCAAAACGGTTTCGCATATCTTCGAGATATTCCTGCTGGTTGGTAGGGGTCCGGTATTTATTACTGATGTATATGGCATCACAACGACCGTTAAATCCGGTAAGATCCTCCAGCCTGACTGTAAGCTCCCCGGCCTTCAGTTTGACTTTGCCGGCATAATTCCATCCCCATCCCCTGTAGCTGCCCATGGTATGGGGCAGTTTGACTTCATTCAGCCATATATTAAATTGTCCGGGTGCTTCCCAGGGTCCGGAAGCCCAGTCTGTGGTGCGGGCCCATACATGATACTTCCCCCCTGAGGAGAGTTCCATGCTTGTAGAGGCATCCTCCACCGCTTTCCCCAGGCCATGAGCCATCAGATAGGGCGATCCCATCTGCTCCACAAACTGAGGATCTACCACCCAGCCACCTTTGTGGTCAAAGCTTTCACATTCCACAAATACCTCCTTATGGCAAGCACACAACAGCAGCAATAAGGCTGGCACAAAGATCCACCGGACAGCGTTTTTATTCCTGAAGTACCTGTCCATCCTCTAGAAGTTGTTGTTTAAGTTCTTCATACTGTATATCATGTAAGTTGCTTTTCGCATCAATAGCAAGTACAGCCAGGGTGGCTGCACTCTGCCCCAGGATCATAAAAACCGGTTCCATGCGGATGGACCCATAGGCTATATGGGAGCTGGAGAGGCAGACCGGCACCAGCAGGTTGGAGCATTCTGCACTGGAGGGCAGGAGCGCGCGCTTATCAATCTGATAGGGATCGCCTGGATGAACCCCGATATCGCCCTCGTTCTGCACATAACCGTCCGGTTTGATATAGCGTTGAATGTTATGGGAATCCATGGTATAGGAACCCATACCCACCGGCTGTTCCACAGGGGATCTGCCCAGCACCTCATGTTCTGTCATCACAAAACCGCTCACCATCCTTCGGGCCTCACGCACATAAATCTGATGGGGCCAGTGACCGTTGTCGGTAAATTCATCTTTTGAGTAGCCCCACTGACTCATCTTCTTCCGAATATCTTCAGGGACTGCCGGGTCGCTGGCAAGGAACCAAAGCAGACCCTTCTGATAGCTGGTATGCTCATTTATAATCTCCCTTCTTCTGTCGTAAGAGGCCTCCGGATAATCATAATTCATGCCGATATTATCGCTGCTGAAAGGACCATGATTATTGACATCGGTTTTATGGTTGGGAATGGGATCAAATTTAGAAAATACCTCCCGCCATCCCGAGTCAAACACTCTTCGGAGCAATTCGTATTGCGTGGAGTCATAGTCCTGCGGCCGGCTGATGGCCAGCCTGTTCTCCGGGTGGTCGGTCAGACACAACCTGAAACAGTAAGCCTGAACACGATGGTCTCCCGAGCCATATTCGCCCGGATCATCCGTGGATATCCTGGGTAATACACCACTGGAGGGATCTCCCGGGATTACATAAGGACTGATATCGCTTTTAAAATGGTGCCCATGGTGCAAAACCCCTGTCTGGACTCCGTTCCAGTCTTCCCCATACTGATCGATCGATTCGCGGCCCACGGTATAGCTGACTCCTGAAGCGGCCATCAAATCTCCCTCATAGGTGGCATCAATAAATACCTTCCCTTTAAAACGCTTGCCATCCAGTGTTCGGATGGAAACAATGACCCCCTCCTGCATTTCAACTCCCTGTTCCCTGTCCAAATAGGATTCACGGTATAAAGGAATCTCATTTTCAGCAAGCAGCTGTTCGAATACCTGCTCGGCTGCGTGCGGTTCGAAGATCCACATGGTCCGGTTTTCGCCGTCAATGGCCACATTTCCCTGTCCCTTGTTTCCATATTCGTTTCTGTCCTGCCATCTCCAGGCCGAATCCTGCTGGTAGTGCAGGTAGAGACGGTGATAGAAATCCCTGGCAAGTCCCCCGATAACTGCCTTGTTTCCCGTATCAGTCCATCCCAGTCCCGAAGCGCTAAGTCCACCCAGATGCTTATCCGGCGAGACCAGAATCACCTTCCTGCCCATTTTGGCTGTCTGAACCGCAGCGATTACAGCAGAAGAATTTCCCCCGTAGATGATTACATCTGCGGAATATTGCTTGTCAACGGCCGATTTTTGCCTATTTTCACAGGAGTTGATCAGCAGCAGCAAAAGTAGAACCAAAACGGAGTTTGAAAGAAAGGTTTTGCAGGTCATTAGTGTAGTATTTAGGATTGATGATGAAAAATAAGAAAATCTGAGCTAAGCCAGGTCCATATGAAGCAAGTATTCTGAATTAAAACTTAAAAACATAAAACGATTTTTAAACGGCTAAACTTTTTCCAGATGACTTTACGCTTTTACTTCCTCGTATTTATGATATCAAGCCTGCTGTCTGCGGCCCTGTCTGCTCAGGAGACAGAGGTGGTTTATCTTTCCGGAACCGGGTTTGACCGGACCGCAGAGTGGGATTTTTACTGTACTGACGGGATGAACAGTAAAGCCTGGACCACTATAGAGGTTCCCTCCTGCTGGGAGCAACAGGGCTTCGGTGAGTATAACTACGGCCATGTTCCTTTTGAAGACAGGCTGAAGGAAGAAGGGCGCTACCGTTACTTTTTTGAAGCAGACAGAAGCTGGAAGGGAAAGCGGCTGGACCTGGTATTTGAGGGGGTGATGACCGATGCCCGTGTTCTGGTGAACGGTAAGCAGGCCGGGGAGGTTCATCAGGGTGCATTTTACCGTTTCAGTTATGATATCTCCCGGCTTGTGAGCTATGGCAGGGAAAACAAGCTGGAAGTTTTTGTAAAGAAATTTTCAGATAATGAGTCTGTTAACCAGGCCGAACGGAAGGCCGATTACTGGGTATTTGGAGGGATCTTCCGGCCGGTAAAACTGGAAATTAAAGCGGTGAGCCATTTGGAGCGGGTGGCCATAGATGCCTCCGCCGATGGTTTTTTCAGGTCAGATATCTACCTGGCGGGAAATCCGGAGGGTGGCAGGGTCCAGGTGGAGATAACAGACCCGGAGGGAGCCGAAGCAGCACGTTTTATCTCTTCGGCAGCGCCTGGAGCCGGAAAAATCAGGATCTCCGGGAATCTGGATTCGGCGCTTCTTTGGAATCCGGAGGATCCCCATCTCTACAAAGCCCGGTTCAGCTTATTGGATACAGATGGCAAATTGATCCACCGGATGACAGAAAGTTTTGGTTTTCGAACGGTGGAGCTTCGGGCCGAGGATGGGATTTATGTGAACGGGGAGCGCATCAAATTCAAAGGAGTTTGCAGGCATAGCTTTCATCCGGATCACGGCCGGACTTCAAGTAAAGCTTTCAGTATTGAGGTGGTGAACCTGATCAAGGATATGAATATGAACGCAGTGCGCATGTCACACTACCCGCCGGACGAACATTTTCTGGATGTTTGCGATTCTCTGGGGCTTTTCGTCCTGGATGAGCTGGCAGGCTGGCAGCGTCCATCCTACGATTCGGTGGTGGGACGGAAGCTATTGGGTGAAATGATCGCCAGGGATGTGAACCATCCCAGTGTGGTGCTGTGGGACAATGCCAATGAAGGAGGATGGAACACAGCCTATGATAAGGATTTCAGGGAGCTGGATATCCAGCAGCGCGGGGTAATCCACCCCTGGGGCTATCACGATTTGACCAATACGGCCCATTATGTGGACTATAAGTACCTGGCCATGGACCATTTTGCTCCCAGACAGGTTTTTTTCCCCACGGAGA
It includes:
- a CDS encoding FAD-dependent oxidoreductase, encoding MDRYFRNKNAVRWIFVPALLLLLCACHKEVFVECESFDHKGGWVVDPQFVEQMGSPYLMAHGLGKAVEDASTSMELSSGGKYHVWARTTDWASGPWEAPGQFNIWLNEVKLPHTMGSYRGWGWNYAGKVKLKAGELTVRLEDLTGFNGRCDAIYISNKYRTPTNQQEYLEDMRNRFAGYVDKPEETRSFDLVVVGGGLAGCAASIAAAEQGLKVALIHDRPVLGGNASSEIRVHTLGIYGHFSRILKMLDTEHYPNGSPEALADEKKRHQHVESYSNISLFLNFRAYQANTEKQLISSVDARHTSTSEALRFEAPYFVDCTGDGWIGYWAGAEYNYGREPDSLYGEAWEQHGELWSPVRGDHQVMGASLLWRTMNADTACEFPEVPWAMEVSGSYSAREGTWNWELISERWHQTDHAEQIRDHMLKAIFGSFYNEKQKAGNDSLKLEWVSYLLGKRESRRLVGDYLYTFNDMRESRSFPDAVVHEVREVDVHYPQSKLDESKPDFLSEAMYYPARPYQIPYRSLYSKNIGNLFMAGRCFSCSHIGLGGPRVMRTTGQMGAAVGYAASLCKLHQCTPRELYENHLAAYMELILTSDRQ
- a CDS encoding FAD-dependent oxidoreductase, with product MTCKTFLSNSVLVLLLLLLINSCENRQKSAVDKQYSADVIIYGGNSSAVIAAVQTAKMGRKVILVSPDKHLGGLSASGLGWTDTGNKAVIGGLARDFYHRLYLHYQQDSAWRWQDRNEYGNKGQGNVAIDGENRTMWIFEPHAAEQVFEQLLAENEIPLYRESYLDREQGVEMQEGVIVSIRTLDGKRFKGKVFIDATYEGDLMAASGVSYTVGRESIDQYGEDWNGVQTGVLHHGHHFKSDISPYVIPGDPSSGVLPRISTDDPGEYGSGDHRVQAYCFRLCLTDHPENRLAISRPQDYDSTQYELLRRVFDSGWREVFSKFDPIPNHKTDVNNHGPFSSDNIGMNYDYPEASYDRRREIINEHTSYQKGLLWFLASDPAVPEDIRKKMSQWGYSKDEFTDNGHWPHQIYVREARRMVSGFVMTEHEVLGRSPVEQPVGMGSYTMDSHNIQRYIKPDGYVQNEGDIGVHPGDPYQIDKRALLPSSAECSNLLVPVCLSSSHIAYGSIRMEPVFMILGQSAATLAVLAIDAKSNLHDIQYEELKQQLLEDGQVLQE